The nucleotide sequence tccggcttcttcacctgtgggatcatcttagaccagccacctggacaactgatgaaactgtgggtttacaCAACCAAAGAagttctgcacaaactgtcaggaaCCGTTTCAGGGAAGCTCAAGTATGTGCTCGTCTTCCTCACCaggatcttgacctgactgcagttcagggTTGTAACCTAACTCAGTGGGCAAATGCTAATTTTCAATAGCCACTGGTAAACTCGAGAAGTATAttcttcacggatgaatctcGGTTTCAACAGTACCTTGCAGATTGTAGACAGcttgtatggcgttgtgtgggcaagcggtttgatGATGTCAAcgctgtgaacagagtgccccatggtggcgatggggttatggtatagtCAGACATACGCTACAGACAACAAATACAATAACATTTtagcgatggcaatttgaatgcacagatataCCTTGATGAGACCCTGAGGTCCATCGTCGTGCaattcatctgctgccatcacctcatgtttcagcattataatgcacggccccatgtcgcaaggatctgtacacaatttctggtagctgaaaatgtcccagttcttctatTATCTCCATAATCACTAGACAAGTcacacattgagcatgtttgggatgatcTGGATTGAAGTATACGACAGCGTGTTCAAGTTccctccaatatccagcaacttcacacagcccttgaagaggagtgggacaacattccacaggccacaatcaacagcctgatcaagaagatgtgttgtgctgcatgaggcaaatggtggtcacaccagatactgactggttttctgatccgcCCCCACCTgattttaaaggtatctgtgaccagtcGTGTGAAATCCAAAGATTAGGGCCTCTGGAATTTATTTAAaaggactgatttccttatatgaactgtgactcagtaaaatatttgaaatggtttatatttatgttttatatttttgttcaatatagttaaagaagaaaatggactacttcaaaatggagatggtcTCAATGGCACTGCCTGTGCTCTGAAAAGGACAGATACAATAAGGTCATGTCTATCTAAATCTATGTAGGCTATCAGAACAAAGGAACAGTGGAGCTCATCGACTCATCGGTCCCACACAACTAAGCTCAAGTATGCCACCTTGAGGCTGTAGGCTACACAACACTAGCAAtaaaaggagaggagatgtgttGATAGGGGAAAAGAGGGGGGGGCATCTTCTGATGGAACTGATGCCCCCCATCAGAGCAGATTTGAGCCTCAATGGGATAGGCCTTTTCATGTAGGCCTTATCATGTAGGCCTTATCATGTAGGTCTTATCATGTAGGCCTTATCATGAAGGCCTTATCATGTAGGCCTTATCATTTAGGCCTTATCATGTAGGCCTTATCATGAAGGCCTTATCATGTAGGCCTTATCATGTAGGCCTTATCATGTAGGCCTTATCATGTAGGTCTTATCATGTAGGCCTTATCATGTAGGCCTTATCATGTAGGCCTTATCATGAAGGCCTTATCATGTAGGCCTTATCATGTAGGCCTTATCATGTAGGCCTTATCATGTAGGCCTTATCATGTAGGTCTTATCATGTAGGCCTTATCATGTAGGCCTTATCATGTAGGCCTTATCATGTAGGCCTTATCATGTAGGCCTTATCATGTAGGCCTTATCATGTAGGCCTTATCATGTAGGCCTTATCATGTAGTCCTTATCATGTAGGCCTTATCATGTAGGCCTTATCATGTAGGCCTTATCATGTATGCCTTATCATGAGGCCTTATCATGTAGGCCTTATCATGAAGGCCTTATCATGTAGGCCTTATCATGTAGGCCTTATCATGTAGGCCTTATCATGTAGGCCTTATCATGTAGGCCTTATCATGTAGGTCTTATCATGTAGGCCTTATCATGTAGGCCTTATCATGTAGGCCTTATCATGTAGGCCTTATCATGTAGGCCTTATCGTAGGTCTTATCATGTAGGCCTTATCATGTAGGCCTTATCATGTAGGCCTTATCATGTAGGCCTTATCATGTAGGTCTTATCATGTAGGCCTTATCATGTAGGCCTTATCATGTAGGCCTTATCATGTAGGCCTTATCATGTAGGCCTTATCATGTAGGCCTTATCATGAAGGCCTTATCATGTAGGCCTTATCATGTAGGCCTTATCATGTAGGCCTTATCATGTAGGCCTTATCATGTAGGTCTTATCATGTAGGCCTTATCATGTAGGCCTTATCATGTAGGCCTTATCATGTAGGCCTTATCATGTAGGCCTTATCATGTAGGCCTTATCATGTAGGTCTTATCATGTAGGCCTTATCATGTAGGCCTTATCATGTAGGCCTTATCATGTAGGTCTTATCATGTAGGCCTTATCATGTAGGCCTTATCATGTAGGCCTTATCATGTAGGTCTTATCATGTAGGCCTTATCATGTAGGCCTTATCATGTAGGCCTTATCATGATAAATCCCAACTTCTTGTAATAAAGGTGTATGATACAACTTGATctgataatatactgtataataaacTAATGCTAAATGATCAATTCTTAGTTTAAAGGCCCATTGCAGCCAtgtttatatcaatatcaaatcacttctgggtaacaattaagtaccatATTTTAATAGTTTTCCATTAAATTTGACCAAAATAGCGTTTTTAGCAATAAaatatttctcaagcaagaattttgctagaactgtctgggagtggtctgagtgtggAGAAGACTGAAAATGAGCTGttgttggcagagaggtttggaactatttttgttattggtctattaaccaatttaccgcctggtgatgtcacaaGGCGAGCTAAAACTCCCGCCCATTGCAAACCTGAGGATTAGATGTTCTTTTGTAGAAtatattttcaaccagcaacaaTTAGGAATAACACTGATCCCTTTTCTTCCCACTtctacagtgttagtttcatcatcTGTTGTGCaatatgatataaaacacaggaaacacTGAATTTTGTCTGCACTGGGCCTAACAACGATATGGTTATTCCTATTCTCTACATTTGAATGTCAAATAAGATAATTCATTGGGTAACAATTTTATTTAAAAATACTGTTTAATATTCTACCAGCAACATATACTTAAAACAATAGCTCAGGCTGTCGTGGTGGGGAGACAGTACACTTCCTCACAGTGTCATTATTTCATCGAGCGGCTTCCTcttcagcaaacacacacacttcctccactACAGCAACACTTTGCTTGACTGCTGTGACGCTCTCAGACAGATTGTAGGCTATATGTTCATACGAAACCTGCCAGTAAAGATAGTATGTTTGGTGAGTCTGACTTGTTTTTAACCTTTGCATGTTTTTGTTGTCAAATTGTTGTAATTATGTACTACTACTGTATAATAGATATGTAGGCTGTAACACATAATCCTACGGAAGCACTTGGGTGACGCACCATAAGGCGAGGTAGCCAACTGCCGTTATAATGTTGGTAGGCGCTATTCTATATCAAAACTCTGTAGGCCTACGATATGGCAGGCAATGTTAAAATCCACAATTGCAATATTTATATGtgacagttattttgtgtttcaCTTCGCCCATTTAAAGTTAGAACTTGCTCTGCTGACTATAGTCGTCTCTTTTTCTTTaaaatgatgataatggtgaAAAACCCTTACTGTAATTTATGTTGAACTCTCTTTCTAATTTCAGGGTTACTATTGGGCCCTATTAACACATAGCCCTTTTCTTAATAATCTAGGTGAATGAAATGAGAAATGTACACGATCAGAATGTTATGGCCTTGTTGATGGCCTAAAATGAGTGAAAGTCACCTATCATTGATTTTCAGTGGATAGGCCAAAggtaggcatcagtggtggtaggcatcagtggtggtaggcatcagtggtgataggcatcagtggtggtaggcatcagtggtggtaggcatcagtggtggtaggcatcagtgtTGGTAGGCATCAGTGATgtaggcatcagtggtggtaggcatcagtAGTGGTAAGCATCAGTAGTGGTAGGCATCAGTagtggtaggcatcagtggtggtaggcatcagtggtggtatGCATCAGTagtggtaggcatcagtggtgaTAGGCATCAGTagtggtaggcatcagtggtggtaggcatcagtggtggtaggcatcagtggaggtaggcatcagtggtggtaggcatcagtggtgataggcatcagtggtggtaggcatcagtggtgataggcatcagtggtggtaggcatcagtgatggtaggcatcagtggtggtaggcatcagtagtggtaggcatcagtggtggtaggcatcagtgatggtaggcatcagtggtggtatgcatcagtggtggtaggcatcagtggtggtaggcatcagtgatggtaggcatcagtggtggtaggcatcagggtggtaggcatcagtggtggtaggcatcagtggtggtaggcatcagtAGTGGTAAGCATCAGTAGTGGTAGGCATCAGTagtggtaggcatcagtggtggtaggcatcagtggtggtaggcatcagtgatggtaggcatcagtggtggtaggcatcagtggtggtaggcatcagtgatggtaggcatcagtggtggtaggcatcagtgatggtaggcatcagtggtggtaggcatcagtggtgataggcatcagtggtggtaggcatcagtggtggtaggcatcagtggtggtaggcatcagtggtggtaggcatcagtagtggtaggcatcagtggtggtaggcatcagtggtggtaggcatcagtggtggtaagcatcagtggtggtaggcatcagtagtggtaggcatcagtggtggtaggcatcagtggtggtatGCATCAGTAGCggtaggcatcagtggtggtaggcatcagtggtggtatGCATCAGTagtggtaggcatcagtggtgaTAGGCATCAGTagtggtaggcatcagtggtggtaggcatcagtggtggtaggcatcagtggtggtatgcatcagtggtggtaggcatcagtggtggtaggcatcagtggtggtaggcatcagtggtgataggcatcagtggtggtaggcatcagtggtgataggcatcagtggtggtaggcatcagtgatggtaggcatcagtggtggtaggcatcagtagtggtaggcatcagtggtggtaggcatcagtgatggtaggcatcagtggtggtatgcatcagtggtggtaggcatcagtggtggtaggcatcagtgaTGGTAGGCATAGTGGTGGTAGGCATCAGGGTGGTggcatcagtggtggtaggcatcagtggtggtaggcatcagtggtgataggcatcagtggtggtaggcatcagtggtggtaggcatcagtggtggtaggcatcagtggtggtaggcatcagtagtggtaggcatcagtggtggtaggcatcagtggtggtaggcatcagtggtggtaagcatcagtggtggtaggcatcagtagtggtaggcatcagtggtggtaggcatcagtggtggtatGCATCAGTAGGGTAGGCATCAGTGGTGATAGGCATCAGTagtggtaggcatcagtggtggtaggcatcagtggtggtaggcatcagtggtgaTAGGCATCAGGCAtcagtggtggtatggtggtggtaggcatcagtggtggtaggcatcagtgatggtaggcatcagtggtggtaggcatcagtggtggcataggcatcagtggtggtaggcatcagtgtGGTAAGCATCAGTAGTGGTAGGCATCAGTGTGGTggcatcagtggtggtaggcatcagtggtggtaggcatcagtggtggtaggcatcagtggtggtaggcatcagtggtggtaggcatcagtggtggtaggcatcagtgatggtaggcatcagtggtaggcatcagtggtgataggcatcagtggtggtaggcatcagtggtggtaggcatcagtggtggtaggcatcagtggtggtaggcatcagtgtggtaggcatcagtggtggtaggcatcagtggtggtaggcatcagtggtggtaggcatcagtagtggtaggcatcagtggtggtaggcatcagtggtggtatGCATCAGTAGTAGGCATCAGTagtggtaggcatcagtggtggtaggcatcagtggtggtaggcatcagtggtgaTAGGCATCAGTAGTGGTATgcatcagtggtggtaggcatcagtgtTGGTAGGCATCAGTGATgtaggcatcagtggtggtaggcatcagtAGTGGTAAGCATCAGTAGTGGTAGGCATCAGTagtggtaggcatcagtggtggtaggcatcagtggtggtatGCATCAGTagtggtaggcatcagtggtgaTAGGCATCAGTagtggtaggcatcagtggtggtaggcatcagtggtggtaggcatcagtggtggtaggcatcagtggtggtaggcatcagtggtggtaggcatcagtggtgataggcatcagtggtggtaggcatcagtggtgataggcatcagtggtggtaggcatcagtgatggtaggcatcagtggtggtaggcatcagtagtggtaggcatcagtggtggtaggcatcagtgatggtaggcatcagtggtggtatgcatcagtggtggtaggcatcagtggtggtaggcatcagtgatggtaggcatcagtggtggtaggcatcaggggtggtaggcatcagtggtggtaggcatcagtggtggtaggcatcagtAGTGGTAAGCTTCAGTAGTGGTAGGCATCAGTagtggtaggcatcagtggtggtaggcatcagtggtggtaggcatcagtggtggtaggcatcagtgatggtaggcatcagtggtggtaggcatcagtggtggtaggcatcagtgatggtaggcatcagtggtggtaggcatcagtgatggtaggcatcagtggtggtaggcatcagtggtgataggcatcagtggtggtaggcatcagtggtggtaggcatcagtggtggtaggcatcagtggtggtaggcatcagtggtggtaggcatcagtagtggtaggcatcagtggtggtaggcatcagtggtggtaggcatcagtggtggtaagcatcagtggtggtaggcatcagtagcggtaggcatcagtggtggtaggcatcagtggtggtatGCATCAGTAGCggtaggcatcagtggtggtaggcatcagtggtggtatGCATCAGTagtggtaggcatcagtggtgaTAGGCATCAGTAGTGGTAGGCATCAGTGctggtaggcatcagtggtggtaggcatcagtggtggtatgcatcagtggtggtaggcatcagtggtggtaggcatcagtggtggtaggcatcagtggtgataggcatcagtggtggtaggcatcagtggtgataggcatcagtggtggtaggcatcagtgatggtaggcatcagtggtggtaggcatcagtagtggtaggcatcagtggtggtaggcatcagtgatgtaggcatcagtggtggtatgcatcagtggtggtaggcatcagtggtggtaggcatcagtgatggtaggcatcagtggtggtaggcatcaggggtggtaggcatcagtggtggtaggcatcagtggtggtaggcatcagtAGTGGTAAGCATCAGTAGTGGTAGGCATCAGTagtggtaggcatcagtggtggtaggcatcagtggtggtaggcatcagtggtggtaggcatcagtggtggtaggcatcagtggtggtaggcatcagtgatggtaggcatcagtggtggtaggcatcagtggtgataggcatcagtggtggtaggcatcagtggtggtaggcatcagtggtggtaggcatcagtggtggtaggcatcagtagtggtaggcatcagtggtggtaggcatcagtggtggtaggcatcagtggtggtaagcatcagtggtggtaggcatcagtagtggtaggcatcagtggtggtaggcatcagtggtggtatGCATCAGTAGCGGTAGGCATCAGTGGTGATAGGCATCAGTagtggtaggcatcagtggtggtaggcatcagtggtggtaggcatcagtggtgaTAGGCATCAGTAGTGGTATgcatcagtggtggtaggcatcagtggtggtaggcatcagtgaTGGTAGGCATCAGTGATGGTATGCATACAAAGGTTTATTGGATTTGATGAACTATCCCCAGTCAGTGTACAGAGAAGTACATTTCAGTGCTCCCAGGCTCGGGTCCCTGTAGACTGGGTTTAGCTATATTCACGTTTTCTCCAACATTCTAAGAGAGCTGTGGGAAGAGtccaactctcctctctcacaatcAATTACAATTACTGCATGTATTTCAAACTCCAGTCTCCACCCATATTTTGAAGTTTCAGTGTTCACACTTGAATTCATGGGGAACACAGGTCTTATGTACTGTAACTATAAATGAAGTAGGCCCACAGATTAACATAATGTTCAAGTTGAAATGAAAGCCAGTAGATTAACAAAGACTGATATAAATAGATAGTGTCAAACTGTACTGTGTAAATGAGGGCGTGAGAGTGATGTTCGTACCCGATAAAGTGTGAGAGCAATTTAAACCACAAACATCACTTTCAACAGTTTACATTTGTTGGGCCCTAGCCAGTGTCTCTCTTTTGGTGAACATTGTAGCCTAAAGTGCATTTCTCCCTGTGTTTCTCATGTCCAGGTGTCTGAGACAGTGAAGGGGCCAGAATGCAGAGCATCAAGTGTGTGGTGGTAGGAGACGGTGCAGTGGGGAAGACCTGCCTCCTCATCTCCTACACCACCAACGCCTTCCCCAAGGAGTACATCCCCACTGTGTTTGACAACTACAGCGCCCAGGTGACTGTGGACAGCAGGACTATTAGCCTCAACCTGTGGGACACAGCAGGCCAGGAGGAGTACGACCGCCTACGCACCCTCTCCTACCCTCAGACCAACGTGTTTGTCATCTGCTTCTCTGTTGCCAGCCCCCCCTCCTTTGAGAACGTCAAGCACAAGTGGCACCCAGAGGTCACCCACCACTGTCCCAATACGCCCATTCTGCTGGTGGGCACCAAGAAGGACCTGCGTAATGACCCGGAGGTGTTGAAGAAGCTTAAAGATCAGAACCAGACGACCATCACCCAACAGCAGGGCACCGCCCTGGCCAGGCAGATCCAAGCTATCAAGTACCTTGAATGCTCTGCCCTCAACCAAGATGGAATCAAAGAGGTGTTCGCTGAGGGTGTGCGAGCCTTTCTCAACCCACAACCTGTCGCCACCAAGAAACCCTGTGTGCTATTGTAAAGGCAGTAGAGATACTATCACGTATGCAAATCAAACAGAACAATATTAATTAATTGAATGTGTGTAAACCATTGGAGTTGATTTTATTGTGAAATATGTTTTTGTTGTACTGCTGATAACAAACACTGCTATATCAAGACTTCCTTGAGACAAGGGGATCATTGAGGCAGAGCCATTGGCTCAAGATGGATGCCTCAAAACTGAGCCAATGTTAGGTAGGCAAGACAGGCCTGGGTCAAATGCTGTCTGCAAGAATCCTTACTTTTGTATATCCATTATTTTTCCCCCTTCCTTTATAGCAATTAACCAAAAAGACCTGAGAATTTCTGATGAGGAGATACATTTTCTCATTTATCAGTGCTTGTATTGTTGTCACATTTTGACATGTATGGCCTTTACAAAAATAATTAAAACATATCAGGAATTTAAATATCCATACTCCCATAATtaatagttgttgtttttttttacaaatattttGTTGTATCATAGAAGTATGTATTTTTACACCATCAGGTTTTTTGTTAGTGCTATTCAACTTTGTTTGAATGTGTTGTATGCTGGAGACAAAAGAGGAAATGCAGAGAGGTTTTTGATAAGAAATGCATAGGCTGATTTTCCTATCGAAGGTCATtagtcagtgtgtttgtgtgtgtgtgtgtgcattcgtgcgtgcatgtgtgtgtgatagatgagaggagagagacaggagaggtgagagaaatgGAACCtggttgtaacttccctctgaAAGTCCTTAGCTTATTATCTATTTTAGTTAAGATGGGGTTCTAGATGTTTTAATGTTGTGTAACTATTTTGAGAATGCCATGACCCCACTCTTCGAGGGTGTCTCAGGATTGGGaaaggcaaaaaaacacatttccaattcaaacataagcacccaccaaaatattattattattattacatctgTACTGTTGTAAACGAGAGATGGAAATTGTGTGCAAACTGTAGTGTAGATTACTATGACATGTCTTTATTCTTATTATCAGGAACAGCAAATAAATGTGTTGATCAATGCATACAATTCAATTAATACCTCAAGAATGCCAAACCCTTTCCAATGGAGTTACGGGATGTGATAGAAACCAGCTTGCTAAACAACCATGAGGTTCCTGATTTGCCTGAGAATGATTTGGAAGTGAAATGATCCAGCTGGCGGTTACAGAGTTGTGAAACATACATTTTCATTTGTTGTACAATCACTGTCCTCTCCCATACCTCAGGCCACTGGACTCATTTGACAGTGAAATAAGGCCTCAGTGCCTTTGCTCTGCCTGCTGGATAACAGACACTTCTTTGTGTGAGAGCAGTGGAGGGACATACAGATAGATGTCCTGAGAGTTTTAGtatagtatatactgtatgtgactgtATACAACACCCACTCTAGTACTATCTAgatctacctctccatctcattctctctctctctctctctctctctctctctctctctctctctctctcattctctctctgtctatctctctgtctctgtctctgtctctctctctctctctctctctctctctctctctctctgtctctctctgtttctctcactctgtctctctctctctctgtctttctgtctctctctctctgtctctctctctctttctctctctctctgtctctctcactctctcggtctctctctctgtctttacaaACGAGGAAGAACATTTATTTGTAACTTCCTTAATTTAGGTTGTGGacctaactgactgactgactcactaatAATAAGCATGTTATGGTAAATAGCTAAAAAGTTCTGAAATAATTGTTTAATGAAGCTTAATTTTTACACAAAAAAAATCACTATTAGATTATTAATACCTTTAAGATGTCTCTCTCTACTTGAGAATATACAAAATCATATTTGTGTTTATCCACAGTTCTTGATGCATTTAAAAATACTTTCTACAAAGAGCTGAAGACACTCTCTTCAGATCACATCATTGGCAACAGTCAGCATTTCCCGAATTTCACAAGTGATAAGTCATAGACACGTGAGCATGACTAAAGGACATACTCTTAAGTCAAGGTGATCAAGTCGAAGTTGCCCCATTGTCCCAAATCATAGAGGACTAAGTCTGTCTTTTATCATACAGTATGTCAATATCAACTCTATCAAAATGTTGGTACAGTAGGATTGACTTTCAGGTTGAACAGTCCAGATAAATAAAGTGATTATTTACAGTCATGACATCCGCCATCATGTAAATATATGGAAGAAGGCGCtttcttcctgctcctcctctgcaACAGCATCATCTCCGCTAGGTGTGTTCTGAGTGGTTGAACACCTGTCACCTGACCCTCTGTTTCCCAGTCAGAAGTCTTTACCCTCCTCTGGTGAGATGACCACCATCTCTCTGCTTTTAAAGTCCCAGAAGGCTGTTAGGTGGAAGGCCATGTTGGAGAGCACCACACAATACTCAAAGAGGGCAAAAAAGGTGTAGCCTGTGGAGGTTAGGAAAGACAGGAGACTTTTATGAACACTTTAACAAACAATGTAAAATTAAAATAT is from Oncorhynchus gorbuscha isolate QuinsamMale2020 ecotype Even-year linkage group LG19, OgorEven_v1.0, whole genome shotgun sequence and encodes:
- the LOC124006171 gene encoding rho-related GTP-binding protein RhoG-like → MQSIKCVVVGDGAVGKTCLLISYTTNAFPKEYIPTVFDNYSAQVTVDSRTISLNLWDTAGQEEYDRLRTLSYPQTNVFVICFSVASPPSFENVKHKWHPEVTHHCPNTPILLVGTKKDLRNDPEVLKKLKDQNQTTITQQQGTALARQIQAIKYLECSALNQDGIKEVFAEGVRAFLNPQPVATKKPCVLL